In Danio rerio strain Tuebingen ecotype United States chromosome 9, GRCz12tu, whole genome shotgun sequence, the genomic window AATTCTGGTTTTGAGTTTTATATTACTGAGTTTGATGTTCTGAATTTATTTATCCTGAAAACTTGATACTGTACTTTTATAAACTGGATATCTGCAGTCTATGAAAATACGTCTATAAAAAATTTCTGCCTTGAAAATTacagttgtcttaaattttagatgttcaatattcaagttaagaaattcaaattcaaaaaattaattcaaattcaaaatttaacggcatataaaaattctgatttattaaattacaattgtcaataattcaaacaaaaaaatgcagattttttgtcatattttagcTCCATAgtcaagcattaaaaaaaaaattatagcaaagaaacaaacaaataaacttacCACACACAACAAGTGTTGGGGTCAAATTAACTTTGTCCATCTCTACCTCTTCTGCGAGGCATGTGTCCTCCACATGACAGAACATAGCATCTTCCTTCTCATTGAAGTAGGAAAGCAAAAGCATCAACATCTCTTTCACATCTTCAGAGCAACCACTTAGCTCTCCCCTCATCACTTTAAACTTTGTTAAGTCCTGCAggaactttttgtttttgttcacacCAACTGTACTGAAGTAGTTTAGGAGTCGTTTCCCCTTCAAGTCCAGATTCCGGGTGAAAGTTTCATTAAGACCAATTCCGGTAAGCTCCTTGTAGTGAACTGCCATGCCAAGCTCATTAAACCACCATGGCCAATCCTCCAGGAGACATTTTATATTCTTGCCCTGATTTACTTGGTTACGTTGTGTGTAGAAAGTCAATTTCATTAGATGTCTGACTTCTTCTGCATCTGCATCAGTTTGACGAGACATTATcttcattttctctttcttttcctcctgGCTTTCAGAGGTCTCTCCCAGTGGCAGGAATTTTACATGCCAGTTAATGCATCCATATGTATCCTGAATTGCTGCCCTCTTTTCTGGAGGAATTTCATCCGTGTCAGAGTCATCAGTCTGATGTCTTCGTTTTCTTATTTTGGGTGTTGTAGATCGCTTCACATTTTCAATCCTATACTGCAATTGCTTCACTAAAGAATGGTACCCTGGCCCAACCACATCCCCCTCTATTACATCCAGGAGAGACTCTGGATACTTTGCTACCATCTTTTTGGCAACTTCAGTAGAATTCCTTTTATTTGGGCATGAACATTTTCGCATCATCTCGTTTACCACAATCCGGACCATCTCTCTTCTCATTCGTGGACTTGGTCGTTTTCCTCTCTCCAAAAATTGCATTAGTTCCTGAGGAAATTTATCCCATGGTATCAGAAACGTATCCACCCAGTCTACATCTGGGCTTTGGGAGATACTGGTGGAGGATGATTGAGAACTTGCAGGTGAACTATGCAAGGCTGTGGAAGGTTGTGGTGAGCTGCTTGTTTCTGGTGTCTGGCCTGCAAAAGGTCATACACAAACAATAGTCAttaacacaaagttttttttattttatttacattttcttttcaagACCTTTTTACACATGTAACTTTGTGAACTTGTCTTGGAGTATTCTGTTCTGCAACACATGACTTACATCTTAACTTCCAAGCAGCAAGGACTTTTCGAGCTTGGATTGGCCTTAATGCCGTTAGCAAATCAGATTCCTCAATAAACTTAAAATCATCATATGTCTCCACTCCAATGGATTGCAATGTCTCCTCTAAAATGTCTTTTGTTGCCTCTGGAAGGTTAGGCAAGACCTCAGTGATGGCAGTACGTAGAAATGTTGTCTCCAAGTCAGTCATTACTGAAATCAATCAAGTAGTGATTAAACATGtagttattaaatttattaagagtttatttctgttcatccaattgcaaataaaacaaaaatcttacTATTTTCAAAAGGATAGATcacaacattttttaatttaaaatctatAATTTATTTATCCTTGACATATTTTataccagtttgagtttttttgagacaacatttaaaagaatgttggaaacttgtaaccatagacttccatagtaggaaaaaatactatagaagtcaacagTTAAATTATCatcttgagaaaaaaaataaacaaatcccaaacaggattgaaaaaaaaagtcaagggtaagtaaatgatatcaacattttttatttttggaaaaactatctctttaaactaCATGTTATTTTATCTAAGCATACATGATGatttttagtatatttttttCACTTCTGTGGACAAGATCTCTTTACTTCGACAGCACGCTGTGTTTCAGCGTAATGACTTGGTACCCATTAacaatttataatgttaaataaaaatcaaccaaGTCATTTATGCTAAGACACTGTAGCCTGGTACTCTGTTTAGTCAGAATACAGATGGTATTCAAAATGATATTCAGCTTTTTGTATTCCCATTACAAAAAACACAGCTTCGTCATTTTGGATTAAAATGATGAGAAGTTGAACTCATCACTTTTAGACACAAGAAAATGTCCCTTTTTGTATGACATTCCTTTATAGATTATTTCTGTGGACACAGTAGTATTAAAGTCTGAAAAGTTAAATTCTCTCACTGTATGTTTAATTGATTCACTGTAAAGACTTGGGTAAAAAGTGTAACTGTCTTTGACATGCAACAGAAAACAGAGTTTACCTTTATTTCTTTGATGTCTTGACTGTCTTAAGATCGTAAATCATGAACAGCAGAATCATAAGT contains:
- the LOC137487228 gene encoding uncharacterized protein, with the translated sequence MQFLERGKRPSPRMRREMVRIVVNEMMRKCSCPNKRNSTEVAKKMVAKYPESLLDVIEGDVVGPGYHSLVKQLQYRIENVKRSTTPKIRKRRHQTDDSDTDEIPPEKRAAIQDTYGCINWHVKFLPLGETSESQEEKKEKMKIMSRQTDADAEEVRHLMKLTFYTQRNQVNQGKNIKCLLEDWPWWFNELGMAVHYKELTGIGLNETFTRNLDLKGKRLLNYFSTVGVNKNKKFLQDLTKFKVMRGELSGCSEDVKEMLMLLLSYFNEKEDAMFCHVEDTCLAEEVEMDKVNLTPTLVVCGQSCFSSKRFMLCVDRTVVHDNIPSFISALCMMFGSYYCFNIHYPSELASTLEFLQRCFFSINPEKGTKVEKTNTARLHVNPRVLTLIQELSDHEWRDV